From one Leptospira stimsonii genomic stretch:
- the pheT gene encoding phenylalanine--tRNA ligase subunit beta, translating into MKLSLDWMNDFAPLKEVGLDAILKKIAISVCEIDGADPFRPELDFVKIVKIESLEKHPSADKLQIAQVTNGSTKSQIVTGATNVKVGDLVPLAIPGAKLGEKEILESELRGVKSSGMLCSEKELSLADESAGVWILNGLEGAEVGKSIRAFLHYDDIVFDVDNKSITHRPDLWNHFGFARELASQLKLPIRFNPFESLWNFDLNISLPKVLENQNAHSYYASSIQGVSILPSKRKFQARLQKCGIRVINNVVDVSNYVMLEMGQPTHFFDKKFLESQGGVSLEVSFAKKGESFALLDESSPSLEDEILLIRNQGKPVAIAGVMGGKESAVQNDSTEIVMESAVFARERVRKSIRLTGIRSDSSVRYEKGLEATTTLPVIRRALNLLKENGCSELKASEPVGFLHTPHKEVHIHTDIHFINAKLGVELSKGDVTDILERLHFTVSWKGEHLEVLVPKFRHNYDVTIPEDLVEEIGRTRGYDTIQVAPVLAEVKTPVRNLSRELERKLKTFFAGSLGFHEVYNYSFQSLKDNTFDGDPKLSVKIKNEMPEEQAVLRNSMLPSLLKNVRTNQDRFTEIKLFEFGRTYFNLPEPDNEKKFFAYAVSFDRKNSETDLKLLEEDFLNVRKQIESLLESIRIFDYSWEIKQESFYHPAASLSLVVESRQVGVLGYVHPAVLDSFELKKRVIYGSFDFSSIVEIWNTNRKISRFVPPSQFPEAEIDLSILIGEKENTNHFTELVKKENIPELKDGWVYSQFSGGNVPEGKRSVSYRFKLVNYEKTFTQERIKEISDQLVGLAGKNGFVLR; encoded by the coding sequence GTGAAACTTTCCTTAGACTGGATGAATGACTTTGCACCTTTGAAAGAGGTCGGTCTCGATGCGATCCTAAAAAAAATTGCGATTTCGGTTTGTGAAATCGACGGCGCCGATCCTTTTCGCCCTGAATTGGATTTTGTAAAAATTGTAAAAATAGAATCTCTGGAAAAACATCCTTCCGCGGATAAACTCCAAATCGCACAGGTTACGAACGGCTCCACAAAATCTCAAATTGTCACCGGGGCTACAAACGTAAAAGTGGGGGACTTGGTTCCGCTCGCAATTCCCGGCGCAAAGCTGGGAGAGAAGGAAATCTTAGAATCGGAGCTGAGAGGAGTCAAAAGTTCGGGAATGCTCTGTTCTGAAAAAGAGTTATCTCTTGCCGATGAGAGTGCAGGCGTTTGGATCTTGAACGGTTTAGAAGGAGCTGAAGTCGGGAAATCGATTCGAGCGTTTTTACATTATGATGATATTGTATTCGACGTGGATAACAAGTCGATTACCCATAGGCCGGATCTTTGGAATCATTTCGGTTTCGCGCGAGAGCTCGCGTCCCAACTCAAACTTCCGATCCGATTCAATCCTTTTGAGTCGCTTTGGAATTTCGACCTCAACATTTCACTTCCGAAAGTATTAGAAAATCAGAATGCTCATTCTTACTACGCTTCTTCGATTCAGGGAGTTTCGATTCTTCCTTCCAAAAGGAAATTTCAAGCACGACTTCAAAAATGCGGAATTCGTGTGATCAACAACGTGGTAGACGTTTCCAATTACGTGATGTTGGAAATGGGTCAGCCAACTCATTTTTTCGATAAAAAGTTTTTAGAAAGTCAAGGTGGCGTTTCCCTTGAAGTATCGTTCGCGAAAAAAGGAGAAAGTTTTGCGTTGCTCGACGAGAGTTCACCTTCCTTGGAAGACGAAATTCTTCTTATCCGAAATCAGGGAAAACCCGTTGCGATTGCTGGAGTCATGGGCGGAAAAGAATCCGCGGTGCAAAACGATTCCACGGAAATCGTTATGGAATCCGCCGTTTTTGCGAGAGAACGAGTTCGTAAATCGATTCGCCTAACAGGAATTAGATCCGATTCTTCGGTTCGTTATGAAAAAGGGTTGGAGGCGACGACGACTCTTCCGGTAATTCGAAGAGCGCTCAATCTTTTAAAGGAGAACGGTTGTTCCGAGCTAAAGGCTTCCGAGCCGGTAGGATTTTTACACACTCCTCATAAAGAAGTTCACATCCATACAGACATTCATTTTATCAATGCGAAGTTGGGAGTGGAATTATCGAAAGGTGACGTTACCGATATTTTAGAAAGGCTTCACTTCACTGTTTCTTGGAAAGGGGAACACTTAGAAGTCTTGGTTCCTAAATTTCGGCATAACTACGACGTTACGATTCCGGAAGATCTTGTGGAAGAGATCGGAAGGACTCGCGGTTACGACACGATTCAAGTTGCTCCAGTGCTGGCCGAAGTAAAAACTCCGGTTCGAAATCTCAGTCGAGAATTGGAAAGGAAACTCAAAACGTTTTTTGCGGGGTCACTCGGTTTCCACGAAGTGTATAATTATTCTTTTCAATCTTTAAAGGACAATACGTTCGACGGAGATCCGAAACTTTCGGTGAAAATCAAGAACGAGATGCCGGAAGAACAAGCGGTTCTTAGAAATTCCATGCTTCCTTCTCTTCTGAAAAATGTGAGAACCAATCAGGATCGATTTACTGAAATCAAGTTATTCGAGTTCGGAAGAACGTATTTTAATCTTCCAGAGCCGGACAACGAGAAGAAATTCTTCGCGTATGCAGTTTCTTTCGACAGAAAGAATTCGGAGACGGATCTAAAACTCCTTGAAGAAGATTTTTTAAACGTACGAAAACAAATCGAATCTCTTCTCGAGTCCATTCGCATTTTTGATTATTCTTGGGAGATCAAACAGGAATCCTTTTATCACCCCGCGGCAAGTTTGTCTTTGGTCGTCGAATCGCGGCAAGTCGGAGTTTTAGGCTACGTCCATCCTGCGGTGTTGGATTCTTTTGAACTGAAAAAAAGGGTGATCTACGGTTCGTTCGATTTTTCTTCGATCGTTGAAATCTGGAATACAAATCGTAAAATTTCTAGATTCGTTCCACCGTCTCAGTTTCCGGAAGCCGAGATCGATCTTTCGATTCTCATCGGAGAAAAGGAAAACACAAATCATTTTACCGAACTCGTTAAAAAGGAAAATATTCCGGAGCTAAAAGACGGTTGGGTTTACTCTCAATTCTCCGGAGGAAACGTTCCCGAAGGAAAAAGATCGGTCAGTTATCGTTTCAAATTGGTGAATTATGAAAAAACGTTTACTCAAGAAAGAATCAAAGAAATTTCCGATCAACTCGTTGGTCTTGCCGGCAAAAACGGTTTCGTGTTGAGATAA
- a CDS encoding DEAD/DEAH box helicase: MEETLQLSLDFESKQRSGYRGDFCFLANSPELGIGKIVSSEEGKITIEFVSSSTKKTVTENSPHLRILPGYPSPLRNIGEQPSLMDLSLTAYELKLTHAFDKLSALSNSRTRLLPHQIESTYIVVNSLRPRFILADEVGLGKTIEAALVMKELIFRRGYKKVLIVAPSPLLVQWQQELKNKFNEDFEIVKRRNFHTEGDKNWKNFQHVITSVDFIKNPKYAEEILKTKWDIVIFDEAHRLRRDYHKITRAYLFAEKISKKCECLLLLTATPFRGKLEELYYLMHLIDPNILGPYHTFVNDYILGNKTDLKEKISKVLLRRRKVEVGGFTKRFAKTVRIELSPVEREFYEETTNYVRREYNLAMRTQNRAIGFVMIVFQKLLDSSVFALLSALTKRKFLLENRFHHIKQMESKLEEWDLDETEDVEEFVSGLDESVQLDLQSLRRELLSLNRLILLGKKIKEDKKSIKLKETILKLQKEGHPKFIIFTQFRTTQDFLASVLAEFQVTLFHGSLSADAKERAIVEFKTKTEILICTEAGGEGRNLQFANVLFNYDLPWSPLKIEQRIGRIHRFGQKDNVFIFNFASKDTVAERILEVLTNKIRLFEESIGSSDELLGAIEDELDFNSSFMKFVTGNKSKVEMEDEIDNRIKIAKKGFEKLSDLVTPKMIDFNLLDYYSHTLEERSFNNTHLEEFVSRFTRTFPEEAGFKLVKKKPQIYEIDSVPFKGKLGTFDSELALQNDSLEFLAFGHPLVDKAVSHLIQNQKGWGVSFHSVSKKEYYVFLVDFQFTLNRTELFYFECNRQSGSIKQISELPEELRNSDSNPKTGEREIELPSRFEENLIRTYLTLDEIVESRKKQLGDQTLDLFQKEEFKIRTSNQNTLRQLEEKLMRQEAAFKWEGKPEKKSAMNRTRNEIQKVKEDFDRELRKVRNGKTIQHRFQLFQVYLPY, from the coding sequence TTGGAAGAAACCTTACAACTCAGCCTCGATTTCGAATCCAAACAGCGTTCCGGGTACCGAGGTGATTTCTGTTTTCTTGCAAACTCACCCGAGTTGGGAATCGGAAAGATCGTTTCCTCCGAGGAAGGAAAGATTACGATAGAATTCGTTTCCTCCTCAACGAAAAAAACGGTCACTGAAAATTCTCCTCATTTAAGAATTCTTCCCGGTTATCCGTCTCCGCTGAGAAATATCGGGGAACAGCCGAGCCTGATGGATCTTTCGCTGACCGCGTACGAACTCAAACTTACGCATGCCTTCGATAAACTTTCGGCGCTCTCCAATTCCAGAACGAGACTTCTTCCGCATCAAATCGAGTCGACCTATATCGTCGTCAACAGTCTTCGTCCTCGTTTTATTCTCGCCGATGAAGTAGGCTTGGGAAAAACGATCGAAGCCGCTCTTGTGATGAAAGAACTCATCTTCCGAAGAGGTTATAAGAAGGTTCTGATCGTCGCTCCCTCTCCTCTATTGGTTCAGTGGCAACAAGAGTTGAAGAATAAATTCAACGAAGATTTTGAAATTGTTAAGCGAAGAAACTTTCACACCGAAGGCGATAAGAATTGGAAAAATTTTCAGCACGTCATTACTTCGGTGGATTTTATCAAAAATCCGAAATACGCAGAGGAAATTCTAAAAACGAAATGGGACATCGTTATCTTCGACGAGGCGCATCGACTCCGAAGAGATTATCATAAGATCACAAGGGCTTATCTTTTCGCGGAGAAAATTTCCAAAAAGTGCGAATGTCTTCTTCTTTTAACGGCGACTCCGTTTCGCGGAAAGTTGGAGGAATTGTATTATCTGATGCATCTGATCGATCCGAATATTTTAGGACCGTATCATACATTCGTAAACGATTATATACTCGGAAATAAAACCGATCTCAAAGAGAAAATTTCCAAGGTCCTTTTGAGAAGAAGAAAGGTGGAAGTCGGCGGTTTCACCAAACGATTCGCCAAAACCGTAAGAATCGAACTTTCTCCGGTGGAACGGGAATTTTACGAAGAGACGACCAATTATGTTCGAAGGGAATACAATCTCGCGATGAGAACACAAAACCGCGCCATCGGTTTTGTGATGATCGTTTTTCAAAAACTTCTCGATTCTTCCGTTTTCGCGCTTTTGTCCGCGCTTACAAAGAGAAAGTTTCTATTGGAAAATCGATTCCATCATATCAAACAAATGGAATCCAAATTGGAAGAATGGGACTTGGATGAGACCGAGGACGTTGAGGAATTCGTCTCCGGTTTGGATGAGTCCGTCCAGCTCGATCTTCAGAGTTTAAGAAGAGAACTTCTTTCTCTCAATCGATTGATTCTTCTTGGGAAAAAAATCAAAGAAGATAAGAAGTCGATCAAGCTCAAGGAAACGATTCTCAAATTGCAAAAGGAAGGACATCCGAAGTTCATCATTTTCACTCAGTTTCGAACAACTCAGGATTTTTTGGCGTCCGTCCTCGCGGAATTTCAAGTAACTTTGTTTCACGGTTCTTTGAGCGCGGATGCAAAGGAGAGGGCGATCGTAGAATTCAAAACGAAGACCGAAATTCTTATTTGTACCGAAGCGGGAGGGGAAGGGCGGAATCTTCAGTTTGCGAACGTCTTGTTCAATTACGATCTTCCTTGGAGTCCTTTAAAGATAGAACAGAGAATCGGAAGGATTCATAGATTCGGTCAAAAGGACAACGTATTCATCTTTAACTTTGCGAGCAAGGATACCGTTGCGGAAAGAATTCTCGAAGTGCTCACAAATAAAATTCGTCTTTTTGAGGAATCGATCGGCTCATCGGATGAACTCTTAGGTGCGATCGAAGACGAATTGGATTTTAATTCCTCCTTTATGAAATTCGTTACGGGCAATAAATCCAAAGTCGAAATGGAAGACGAGATCGACAATCGAATCAAGATCGCAAAAAAAGGTTTTGAAAAGTTGAGTGATCTCGTAACTCCCAAGATGATCGATTTTAATCTTTTGGATTATTACAGTCATACACTTGAAGAGCGTTCGTTTAACAATACGCACCTCGAAGAATTCGTATCCCGGTTTACGCGAACGTTTCCGGAAGAGGCGGGTTTTAAACTCGTCAAAAAGAAACCACAGATTTACGAAATCGATTCCGTTCCGTTTAAGGGAAAATTGGGGACCTTCGATTCCGAACTCGCGCTCCAAAACGATAGCTTAGAATTTCTAGCATTCGGACATCCTCTGGTTGATAAGGCCGTTTCTCATTTAATCCAGAATCAAAAGGGTTGGGGAGTTTCCTTTCATTCCGTTTCCAAGAAAGAATATTATGTTTTTCTGGTGGACTTTCAGTTTACCCTCAATCGTACCGAATTGTTTTATTTCGAATGCAATCGTCAAAGCGGAAGTATCAAACAGATTTCCGAACTTCCGGAAGAACTCAGGAATTCAGATTCTAATCCTAAAACCGGCGAGAGGGAGATCGAACTCCCTTCCCGTTTTGAAGAAAATTTAATCCGAACTTATTTGACTTTGGATGAAATCGTGGAATCCAGAAAGAAACAACTGGGAGACCAAACCCTCGACTTGTTTCAAAAAGAGGAATTCAAGATTCGAACCAGCAATCAGAATACGCTTCGACAACTCGAAGAAAAACTGATGCGTCAGGAAGCCGCATTCAAATGGGAAGGGAAACCCGAAAAAAAATCCGCGATGAATCGGACTCGAAACGAGATTCAGAAAGTAAAAGAAGACTTCGATCGAGAGCTTCGCAAGGTCAGGAACGGAAAAACGATTCAACACCGTTTTCAACTTTTCCAGGTATATTTACCGTACTAA
- a CDS encoding 7-carboxy-7-deazaguanine synthase QueE, translated as MNNLKTSVHEIYLSLSGEGISTGLPTVFVRMAGCSLRCGMAVGRKLWCDTPYALSPNAGEELDLEEVLKRIRELSPVDTQILLTGGEPLEGRNRNFSVALGNEILRTRNHSGSYPRPRVETNGAESIEGLDSFVFTLDYKLPGSGMEDRMLLKNLEIYKDRKNSLDEIKFVIRDRMDFDRCVEVIQNFGLTGNLLASPVQSELSPELLSEWIKSSLRSGLRLSLQTHKYIWGDQRGV; from the coding sequence ATGAACAATCTGAAAACCTCCGTACATGAAATCTATCTCTCTCTTTCGGGAGAAGGAATTTCAACAGGATTGCCAACCGTCTTTGTTCGTATGGCGGGATGTTCCTTACGATGCGGAATGGCTGTGGGACGCAAATTATGGTGCGATACTCCTTACGCCCTTTCTCCGAATGCAGGTGAAGAATTGGATCTTGAAGAAGTTCTGAAGCGAATTCGAGAACTGAGTCCCGTGGATACACAGATTCTCCTTACCGGAGGGGAACCTTTGGAAGGTAGAAACCGAAATTTCAGCGTCGCATTAGGAAACGAAATCTTGAGAACTCGAAATCATTCGGGTTCTTATCCAAGACCAAGAGTGGAGACGAACGGTGCCGAATCCATCGAAGGTTTGGATTCGTTTGTCTTTACTCTGGATTATAAACTTCCCGGCTCCGGAATGGAAGATCGGATGCTTTTGAAAAATTTAGAAATTTATAAAGATAGAAAAAACAGTTTGGATGAAATTAAGTTTGTGATTCGAGATAGGATGGATTTTGATCGATGTGTCGAGGTGATTCAAAACTTTGGTTTAACCGGAAATCTTTTGGCGTCTCCGGTTCAAAGCGAATTGTCCCCGGAACTTCTTTCCGAATGGATCAAGTCTTCTCTTCGTTCCGGTCTTCGCCTTTCTCTGCAAACCCATAAATACATTTGGGGCGATCAAAGGGGCGTATAG
- a CDS encoding lysophospholipid acyltransferase family protein codes for MIRYIPSFLFVYLFYLPFRILPYRLCLLFGRFLVILLYPLARKHRRIAYENISYAFPEYSEAQKKELVWKSILHIGNLVAGTLYAPRLNQKWMDRYLVYDKESLEIERKTNEEGIGVVLISGHFGTWEILVQFMGIRMKGAGIYKKVRNPYVDRLIYKLRTKNGIKLVSTDESSQVAKLIKQGYWMGFGSDQNAGKVGIFVNFFNRPASTYQGPALMAYLTGAKMLLYSVLCGEKGKVIVRIKDLGFVDKKAFSDRETAIRHYTEVWTKALEEEVKLFPEQYFWVHRRWRTKPGDFPGQV; via the coding sequence TTGATTCGTTACATTCCGTCATTTCTCTTCGTTTATCTATTCTATCTTCCCTTTCGCATTTTACCATATCGTCTTTGTTTATTGTTCGGAAGATTTTTGGTCATTCTTCTTTACCCGCTCGCGAGAAAACACAGAAGAATCGCGTATGAAAATATATCCTATGCATTTCCTGAGTATAGCGAAGCCCAAAAAAAGGAACTTGTTTGGAAGAGTATTCTTCACATCGGAAACTTAGTCGCAGGAACTCTCTACGCGCCGAGGCTCAATCAGAAATGGATGGATCGATATCTCGTTTATGACAAAGAAAGTTTAGAGATAGAAAGAAAGACAAACGAAGAAGGAATCGGAGTCGTTCTCATCTCAGGACATTTTGGAACTTGGGAAATCCTAGTTCAGTTTATGGGAATTCGAATGAAGGGCGCAGGGATTTATAAGAAGGTAAGAAACCCTTACGTTGATCGATTGATTTATAAACTTAGAACGAAGAACGGAATCAAACTCGTATCCACCGATGAATCCAGTCAAGTTGCGAAGCTGATCAAACAAGGATATTGGATGGGTTTCGGTTCCGATCAGAACGCGGGAAAGGTAGGAATCTTCGTAAACTTCTTCAATCGTCCTGCTTCCACGTATCAAGGTCCTGCACTGATGGCCTACCTCACCGGGGCAAAGATGCTATTATACTCGGTCCTCTGTGGAGAAAAAGGAAAGGTCATCGTTCGAATCAAGGACTTAGGCTTTGTCGATAAGAAAGCGTTTTCAGATCGTGAAACGGCAATCCGTCATTATACGGAAGTGTGGACAAAAGCCTTAGAGGAAGAAGTGAAACTGTTTCCGGAACAGTATTTTTGGGTTCACAGAAGATGGAGAACAAAACCGGGAGATTTTCCCGGCCAAGTCTGA
- a CDS encoding inorganic diphosphatase encodes MVHPWHDISPGEEIPEFVNGIIEIKRGSRAKYEVDKEYGILKLDRVLYSSFYYPANYGFIPQSYCGDHDPLDILVLSQVELEPLCLVKSKVIGVMRMLDSGEEDDKIIAVAANDMSVNHINDISELPPHFTLELKHFFEDYKKLEKKTVVIEEFQNAKLARQIVLDSLELYKKTFPKK; translated from the coding sequence ATGGTACACCCTTGGCATGATATTTCTCCGGGCGAAGAAATTCCGGAATTTGTAAATGGAATTATCGAAATCAAACGCGGCAGTAGAGCGAAGTATGAGGTAGATAAGGAATACGGGATTCTAAAATTAGATCGTGTCCTATATTCTTCTTTTTATTATCCGGCGAATTACGGCTTCATTCCTCAATCCTATTGCGGAGATCACGATCCTCTCGATATTCTGGTTCTTTCTCAAGTGGAACTCGAGCCGCTCTGTTTGGTAAAATCGAAAGTAATCGGGGTGATGAGAATGTTGGATTCCGGCGAGGAAGACGATAAGATCATCGCGGTGGCCGCAAATGATATGTCGGTAAATCACATCAATGACATCTCTGAACTTCCTCCACATTTCACGTTGGAACTAAAACATTTCTTTGAAGATTATAAGAAGCTCGAAAAAAAGACGGTCGTGATCGAAGAATTTCAAAACGCAAAACTTGCCAGACAAATCGTTTTGGATTCTTTGGAATTGTATAAGAAGACGTTTCCGAAAAAGTAA
- a CDS encoding DUF1554 domain-containing protein, giving the protein MNEDELMRKFSILRILFLTFLAHCAQADKMQFDASKGLGTAIQVVATEVVNTPVSSQQNSSTTSGGTGNSTFTLGGNISGLVSGSLTLANGSDTVTILPSSPGITGGAGTYQFSTKLNSGASYNVSISGFPNNLSCNLYNNTGAISGNVTDIDIYCFSVVLTSSLTVVEGTTNASTNFTLNLSHPPGPNPSGTVSISYPNFPTNLSVNSALPTTLGTTAVNRIVSGTNETGTPDFADESEVITARVSQSIGSATNVSTTSNITISDNDKRMYMVNAGNGGTGNFGGKAGADTLCSSNKPGGVSGTVIALLGTSTRKPLPSPSADWPLKPLYTYYRTDNTTVIATSNSASILPFSWSNKVSSNSGVTAAFACPMGSNACGYITGMDNTWTVLLAQNCSNWTSASASVDGMTGWAGSVNSSAINYFASTCDALGSSANVICVEQ; this is encoded by the coding sequence TTGAATGAGGACGAACTTATGCGAAAATTTTCCATTCTTAGAATACTCTTTTTAACTTTTTTGGCTCACTGTGCGCAAGCCGATAAGATGCAATTCGATGCCTCAAAAGGTTTGGGAACGGCAATTCAAGTTGTCGCGACGGAAGTCGTGAACACTCCGGTGAGTTCACAGCAGAACTCCAGCACTACTTCCGGAGGGACAGGGAATTCCACATTCACTCTCGGAGGAAATATTTCCGGTCTGGTCAGTGGAAGCCTTACTTTGGCAAACGGGAGTGATACGGTTACGATTCTTCCTTCTTCTCCGGGAATCACGGGCGGAGCCGGAACCTACCAGTTCTCCACGAAACTAAACAGTGGAGCTTCTTATAACGTTTCCATTTCCGGCTTTCCGAACAACCTTTCTTGCAATCTTTATAATAATACCGGGGCCATTTCTGGGAATGTCACCGACATCGATATCTATTGCTTTTCGGTGGTCCTGACTTCTTCTCTTACCGTAGTCGAGGGTACGACCAATGCTTCCACAAATTTTACTTTGAATCTTTCGCATCCACCGGGACCAAATCCGTCTGGCACTGTATCCATTTCCTATCCGAATTTCCCGACAAACTTGAGCGTTAATTCCGCCTTACCGACCACCTTAGGAACGACGGCTGTCAACCGGATCGTGAGTGGAACGAATGAGACAGGAACGCCAGATTTTGCCGATGAAAGCGAAGTCATCACGGCAAGGGTTTCCCAATCGATAGGAAGCGCGACTAACGTTTCGACGACTTCCAATATTACGATTTCGGATAATGATAAAAGAATGTATATGGTGAACGCGGGAAACGGTGGAACCGGAAATTTCGGGGGAAAGGCCGGTGCTGATACTCTCTGTTCCTCTAATAAACCGGGAGGCGTTTCTGGAACCGTCATTGCGCTCTTGGGAACGTCTACAAGAAAACCTCTCCCAAGCCCGAGTGCCGACTGGCCTCTCAAACCGCTCTACACTTACTATAGAACTGATAACACCACTGTGATTGCCACATCGAACAGCGCTTCCATTCTTCCTTTTTCATGGTCAAACAAGGTAAGCTCTAATTCAGGAGTGACGGCCGCGTTCGCTTGTCCGATGGGAAGCAACGCATGTGGATATATTACTGGAATGGACAACACTTGGACGGTTCTCCTCGCTCAAAATTGCTCTAACTGGACAAGTGCGAGTGCATCCGTGGATGGAATGACCGGTTGGGCAGGAAGTGTCAATTCCTCTGCAATCAATTACTTTGCTTCCACCTGCGACGCTTTAGGCTCCTCCGCAAACGTAATCTGTGTGGAACAATAA